In Alkalimarinus alittae, the DNA window TTAATGCATCTGAAGTACACATGTTAGAGGCTCAAGCCAGCGAATGTTAAGTACTTTGATTCCATTAATAACTGCCGGTTTTACCTTAGGGCTAATGCATGCATTAGATGCCGATCATGTGATGGCAGGTAGTTCAATACTAATGGGCAGTGATGGGTTTAGTCAGGCGGTGTAATTTATTGTGTGGACGGAGACCAGTGAAAACATTCGCCCACTTAGAAGTGGCTTAACCACAGGCTGTTGCGCAACAGCTTGCAGTGTCGCTGCAGCACAATATTTATTTACAAACACCCAGCCTGAAATAGTTAGCGTAACGTTGCCCCGTGGTAAAGTCGTTGAACTGACCATTTGTGACTATCAATTATTAGAGGATGGCGTTGTAACATCCACCATTAAAGATGCAGGTGACGACCCCGACGCGACACACGGGGCAACCGTTTTTGTTGAGTTACGGTTGATTGCGCAAACAGGCGTCTATTTTAAAGCAGGGCCTGGTGTAGGGACTGTTACACGTGATGGCTTGCTGCTGGCAGTGGGTGAGCCTGCTATTAACCCAGTGCCCAGAAGAATGATGACTGAGCACTTACAGCACCTCGCTGGCGTTCACAACTATGCCGGTGGTTTTGAGGTGACTGTGGGTATTAAAAACGGTGAAACCATCGCGCTGAAAACAATGAACCCTAGATTAGGGATTATGGGTGGTTTATCGATATTGGGTACGACCGGCATTGTAAGACCCTTTTCATGTGCTGCGTATATCGCCTCGATTCATCAAGGCATAGATGTGGCTAAAGCAAACGGTATTAACCACATAGCAGCGACAACTGGGAGCAGTAGTGAAGCTGCCATCAGAGACCATTATCAGCTTGATGACATCGCACTGATTGAGATGGGCGATTTTGTCGGCGCTGTATTCAAACATTTAAAACGGGTTCAGGTTGGACGTTTAAGTATTTGTGGTGGTTTTGGAAAAATTAGTAAGTTAGCCGACGGCCACTTGGATTTAAACAGCCGGGTATCGGCTATTAATTTTGACTTTCTTGCGCGTGCCGCAAATGAGTTGGGTGGCAGTGTGACGTTGTGCGAAAAAATCAAAGCATCCAACACCAGTATCGAGGCACTTAAGCATTGCCAGTTAGCAGGTGTTGATCTGGCTTCCGCACTGTGCAGAGCTGCATTACTTAAAGCCCGAACTATTGTGCCCAGCTCAGTTGAACTTGAAGTATGGGCGATTGATCGAAAAGGCGCGTTTGTGGGTTGCGCTCGAGATTCTGATGTCACTAAAGGACATAGTTAATGAGCCTATTACTTTTAGGTGGTACAGCTGATGGTAGGCGACTTGCTAAAAAGCTGCACCAACAAGGTGTGTCGCTGATCTACAGCGTGGCCGGATTAGTAAGGCAGCCAGATGTGCCTTGTGAAGTCATCAGTGGTGGCTTTAGTCAGTTTGGTGGGTTGGTTGAGTATATTAAGCAACATGCGATTGTTGCGATTTTGGATGTTACGCATCCTTATGCAGCCAAAATGAGTGCGACAGCGGTAGACGCTTCGAAAACTTGTTGTATACCTTGTTGGCGATTTCATCGACCGGCTTGGGAAAAGCAGGCGGGCGATCTGTGGCAAGAATTTATAAGTTGGGAAACACTGCTGCCTGCACTGAAAGATAAAAAGACAGTATTTCTCACGGCAGGGCAGCTCGAACAACAGGCAATTGATGCGCTGACAGCAAATGAGCAACAACGTCAATTACTACGCACAGCGGTTGAGCCAAAAGTGACATTGAGTGATTCAATGCACTGGATAAAAGCCATTGGCCCTTTTAATCTCACTGACGAATTAGCATTGATGAAAACGCATAATGTGGATGCGCTGGTGAGTAAAAACAGCGGTGGTGAATCAACCGTTGCCAAAATACAGGCTGCCAGAGCGCTAGGCGTGCCAGTCTATATGCTTGAGCGGCCAACTCTGCCTAAAGCGGATGAGATATTTACTGACAGCGCTAGTTGCGAAAGGTTTGTAGTAAGCGCATTTAACAACGGTTTGACTATTAACGGTAGAACAGGACCATAATGCCTTTTGACTTTGAAATAAACCCACAAGCAATAGAGCGAGAAAGCTTTCGTCAGATTCGTGAGCTAGCCCGCCTCGACGGCTTAAGTCGTGAGCAGCAGCAAGTGGTCATGCGTATCGTGCATAGCTTAGGTCTACCGCACTTGGCTGAGCAAGTCCGTTTCAGTAAAAATGCCTGTGAAAACGGTATGCAAGCGTTAAGTAAAAACAGCCCAATTTTGTGTGATGTTGAAATGGTTAAACAAGGCATCACTAAACGCATGATCGAGAAAGCGCCTTTATGCTTTTTGAATAGACCTGAAACTGCAGAACTGGCCAAACAAAAAGGTGAAACACGTTCCATGGCTGCATTAGACGCGTGGAAAGAACATCTCTCAGGTAGTGTTGTCGTTATCGGGAATGCGCCAACGGCCTTGTTTCGATTATTAGAAATGTTAGAGCAGGGGGCTGATAAACCCGCATTAATTATTGGCATGCCCGTCGGGTTTGTGGGGGCTGCTGAGTCGAAACAAGCACTGTGGGATAATCATGAAGCGCTTGGCGTTGAGTGCATTACGCTTTTAGGCAGAGAGGGCGGCAGTGCCGTTTCATCGGCAAGCTGCAATGCTTTGTTACGTTGCAATAAGGGTGAGTTTTATTAATGGGTAACGCTCAGCCGTTGGCAAACATTCATATTGTAGGTTTAGGGGTTGCCGAAGAAACACAACTAAGCCCTGCAGCATACTCAGCTTTGATGGCGTCAGATCTGGTGATTGGCTCTAAGCGTCAATTAGACATTATTAAGCCTTTGCTGACTAAGCGTGAAATTAGCCCAACCTTGCAGCTATTACCTAAGCTCGCAGAGTTGAAAAAACTTATAACATCGGCTGCAGATAAAAAAGTGGTTGTGATCGCGTCGGGTGACCCGCTTTTTTATGGTATCGGGCGTTGGTTTGCTAATCATTTTGCTTTAGAAGAACTCTGTTATTACCCCGCAATCTCAAGCATTCAAGCCGCCTGTCATGCAGTGGGTTTGTCGATGCAAGATGTTGAAGTGTTAAGCCTGCATGGCAGACCCGTAGAAAAAATTCGCAGCAAACTACGTAAAAACCAAACGTTGGTGATATTGACCGATAAAAAAAGTACACCTCACGTGCTAGCGGCTGAGTGCGCTGCGGCCGGTTTTGAACAGTCAACATTATGGGTCTGTGAAAATTTGGGTTATACCCAGCAGCAAATACGAGCGTTCTCGGTAGAAGAGCTATTAAACAAAAAGGATCTTAGTTTTGATCCCCTTCACGTGACGATTATTAAAACCTCAGGGCGTGGAGGTGTACTGCCAGAGTTCCCGGGAATACCTGATCACCATTTTGTTACGGGTGCTGAGCCAGGTAAAGGCATGATCAGTAAGCGAGAAGTACGCATGGCGATTCTTTCATTTATGCAGCCTGGCAATGAAGATGTGATTTGGGATATCGGCGCGGGTTGTGGTGGTGTCGCAGTTGAATTGGCTTATTGGAACGAGCGCGCGACCGTTTATGCCGTTGAATGCCATCAGGAACGCTTACGCTATTTACACCAAAACCAACAACGCTTTGGCGTGGTACAAAACTTAAAAATTATAGAGGGTCGGGCGCCTGAGGCGCTACATAATCTGCCAAAACCCAATAAGGTGTTTATAGGGGGGAGTGATGGCACGCTTAAAACCCTGTTAACTGATCTTTGGCAGATGTTACCGGTGGACGGGGTTTTGGTGGCAAGTGGTGTGGTAGAAGCCACCAAAAATCAGTTACAAGACTTTGCTGAAACCTTGAATGAGCAACAGGTTGAAAGCACAGAGCTAGCCGTGAAACGCGGAAGTTTAATGAACCAAAAATTAGACTATGTAGCAAAATTACCAGTAGCAATTTTTAAATTTACGAAGACTGGATTATCAGCATGACAGCACAGTTTATTGGCGTGGGTGTAGGGCCGGGAGACCCTGAATTAATCACCGTTAAAGCATGGCGCATCATCGGTCGGGCTGATGTGGTTTGTTATATTGCCAATGATAAAGGCGAATCACAGGCAAGAAATATTGCCAGAGACGCGCTAAGGGACGTGACAAAAGCGCAGCAAGAAATACCTATATTGATGCCTTTTGCTGAGAATCGCAGTGCGGCTAATCACGTTTATGATAACGCCGCTATCACGATACAGCGTGAAATTGATGCGGGGAAAACGGTGGTGTTTCTATGTGAAGGCGATCCGTTATTTTTTGGCTCATTTGCTTACTTACTTGAAAGGTTAATGCCAGAGAATGAGTGCCAGGTGGTTCCGGGTATTACGTCTGTGAATGCGGCAGCTTCAGCACTGCAATTACCACTAACCATGTTAAAAGAATCTTTTTCGGTTATCAGTGGCAGACATACCGATGAGCAGATGATCGATACGCTCAACAAATATGACAGCGTGGTTATTATGAAGGCAGGGCTTTCTCGACCACGAATTTTAAAGGCATTGGCGACGAGCAATAGAACTCAAGATGCACAGTATATTGAATATATTGGTAGAGAGAACGAGCGTATGACAACGGATGTTTCTTTACTCGAAGATAAAGCAGGGCCTTATTTTTCGTTGTTTGTAGTTACTCGTCAAAATAGAGATAGCCGATGATTCGCATTGTTTCTCTAACGGATGCAGGCCAACGATTAGGTGAAAGGCTGCAGCGGAAATTGCCCGATAGTGAATTATGGTTTAAGCCAAAGCCCTTTACGGAAACCGTGCAGCAGGCTTTTAAACAGGGTGATCGACTAATACTGATCTGTGCCACTGGAATAGCAGTAAGAACTTTAGCGCCGGTGCTGGGTAATAAGCATCAAGACCCAGCCGTATTGGTGCTTGATGAACAAGGCCAGTTTGTCATCCCATTATTATCTGGCCATGAAGGTGGCGCTAATGACTGGGCAAACGAAGTCGCTGAGGTTATTGATGGGCAGCTAGTGATGACAACCGCTAAGCCTTATCTCAGACCGATTTACACCGTTGGCATGGGCTGTGAAAGAAACTGCCCTGAAGCTGAATTGCAACAGTTACTAGCGCGTTGTTTGAGCCAGGCAGGCCTAACGCTCGATAGCGTTGACAGTATTAGTAGTATTGATATTAAAGCCGATGAGGTGGGTTTGCTTTCTTTGGCTGCCAAGTTAGGTAAGCCTTATGTCGTTTGGGATAAAGCGCAGCTTGCCACCGTTGAAAGCCTGTTAAGTACCAAGTCAGATTATGTTTTTAAAACAGTGGGTGTTTATGGCGTGGCAGAATCAGCGGCTTTATATTCGGCTCAACAACATACCGGTGAGAGTGCAGAGCTAGTATTGGTGAAGCAGAAAACAGCAAAGGCGACTTGTGCAATTGCCAGGTCTTACCCTGCCGCTGATTCATAAAATGAATATTTAGAACAATAGAAGAGATATTAATGAGCAAATTGTTTGTGGTAGGTACCGGCCCCGGAGATAAAGATCTTGTTGCCCCAAAAGCGTTACAGGCGATAAATGCGAGTAGTGATTTGGTGGCCTATGGGTTGTACCTTGATCTATTGGGTGATGTTTGCGACGGTAAAACGCACCATGATCTGCCGCTCGGTGAAGAAATAGGCCGTGCCCGTTTGGCGCTTGATCTTGCCGCCTCTGGCAAAACCACGTCATTAATATCGAGTGGTGATATAGGCATTTATGCCATGGCAACCTTGGTGTTTGAATTGCTAGATCAGCAGCTGCAAGGGAAGGAGTCTCACCCTGAATGGTTGGAGGTTGATATTGAAGTGATTCCTGGTATTTCTGCGATGCAAGCAGGGGCTAGTCGGGTGGGTGCACTGCTTGGTCATGATTTCTGCACTATCTCGTTGTCAGATTTATTAACGCCCTGGGAGACGATCGAAAAGCGTATTCATAGCTGTGGAACGGGTGATTTTGTTGTTTCATTTTATAACCCCAAATCAAAAAAACGCGACTGGCAAATCAATACTGCGCGAGATATTTTATTGAAATACCGTCCTTCTCATACCCCTGTATTGTTAGGCAGACAGCTTACCCGTGAAGATGAAAGTATCACCATTACCACGCTGGATAAACTGGATGCTAAAGACGTCGATATGTTTACCTTGGTATCGGTCGGTAACAGTGAGTCGCGGCACATCATTAATGGCAGTAAAGAGTGGGTTTACACACCGCGAGGTTATCGTAAAAAATTATGACAGTTTATTTTATCGGTGCAGGCCCCGGCGACCCTGAGCTTATTACAGTCAAAGCGCTGCGCTTAATTAAGCAGTGTCCTATTATTTTATATGCGGGCTCTTTGGTGCCACGTGAGATTTTTGCCGAAGTAGAAGATACCGCAGACAGTATCATTGATACGGCATCGATTCATCTTGATGAAATTATTGCGCATATAGAAACGGCCCACAAAGCGGGTAAAGATGTGGCGCGTGTTCACTCAGGCGATCCCTCTCTCTATGGGGCGATTGGCGAGCAAATTCGTCGACTCGAGCAACTCGATATTGATTATGAAATCATTCCCGGTGTGACGGCAACGTCTGCCTCGGCTGCATGGTTAGGCAAAGAGTTAACACTATCAGGTGTGTCGCAAACGATCATCATGACTCGCTATGAAGGTAAAACCCCGTTCCCAGAAAGAGAGCGCTTACCGGCATTAGCGGCAAGCGGTGCAACGCTGGCTATTCATTTGGGGGTGACGCGTATTCATAAAATTGTTGAGGAGCTTATTCCTCACTACGGCGAAGATTGCCCCGTCGCGGTTTGTTATCGAACCTCATGGCCTGACCAAGACAAGGTGATTGGCACGTTAAAGAATATTGTAGAAAAAGTACGTGAGAAAAAATTCACACGCACGTCGTTGATACTGGTAGGGCATGTGTTAGGCACAGACGAGTTTAGAGATTCATATTTATATGATGAAAATAAAGCGCATGTTTATCGCCCCAAGGTAAAACCTATCGAGGCGCGAACAGTTGATAACGCGAGTGCTCACCCAGTGTTGAAAAAGTAATGTTATGGAACGGGTAAGCCACCAGAAAGTAATTCAAATTAAAAAAGAAGCGAAAGAGATGAAAAAAGTGCTGCGTTGTAATTATAACGTAGCACTTAACTTAAAAGCCGAGAACCTCGGGTATGAAAGCTGGGCTGAGCTCGTTACGAAGAACAACCTAAGTCGTTCTTCGAAGAACAAAGTGATTTAAGACTGTTTACAGCTGGGTGTGCCGTCGAGTATCGGTTTTTTAATTAAGTCTTCATCGATAACGGCTTGTGGAAACTGGCCCATAAAGCAGCAACAGACATTCTCATTAATCATTGTTCGTGGTCCGTGAGGATGTGCAATATGTTTATAGGGCGCATGATGATGACCATGAGAGTGGCTATGGCCGCCATCATGTGAGTGGTCGTGACTGTGTGAATGAACATGGCTATGCGAATGATCATGACTGTGCGAGTGATCGTGCGAATGGCCGTGAGATTTTTCAGGCTGATATTCTGCATGATGGTGGTGAACATCAACATCGCCATTTGCGAGGCGTTTTTTAAAGTCAGCCATTAAGCCGGTTCCAGCTTCTTGCCCGGCTACGGTCTCTTGAATGCGAGAACAAAAGGTATTGATAACGTGGTCTTGGTCACGAAGGTAATCGGCTTTTAAAAATTGAACATCCGGGTTTTCTGCTGCGACTTTATCGGTGTATGCATAGATACGATCAATCAATTTACCGCCAAAGAGGAAGTAAGGAGCAACAACGATTTTTTTGAATCCTAGCTTTATGGCCATTTCAAGACCGCGGCCTACTGATGGGAAGGTAACACCAGAATAGACCGTTTCGGCCCAGCCAAAGCCTACGTTTTCGCAGACGATACGTGTAAGCTTTGCGGCGTCAGCGTTAGCTTCGGTGACCGAAGTGCCACGGCCTACGACGACAAGCATGGTGTCATAAAGCTCACCGGCTTGAGGTATGGTTTTTAGGCCTAAGATATCCAGTATTCGCTGTTGAAATGCAAGAATCATTTCATCATGTAAACCGAGTACGTTGCCATATTCAATCTCAAGTCCAGGGTGCTTTTCCTGGAAGGTGGTGAGAACAGATGGGATATCATTTTGAGCATGAGTAGCCGTAAATAACATGCCAGGCACAGCGTATATTTTTTTTACGCCCTGCTGTACAAGGCTGTTAAGTGCCATATGAATATTGGGGGCAGAGTACTCTAAGAACCCATATTCTACTTTTAATGTTGGGTGGCGTTGACGTAGTCCTTTCGCTAAAAGGCTGAACTCTTCTTCAGCTATTTTGGCGCGGCTACCATGACCACAGATGAGAATTCCGCTATTTTCGGGGAGTTGATTTAAATCGGTCATAATGATGTCTGAGTCAGTTAAATGAAGGTAATAAATGCAGGAAATTAAAGTCAAAGTGTAACCTAATTCACCTACTACTTCATTTGTTTTTATTGGATGAAGTCTGCCATCAAGTGATGGTTTATATGTTGAGTGTTACGTAAAAATAATTCAGATTTCAGGAGTTAAGTTGATGCAATTAAATAAGATTCCAGCCACCGTTGTAACCGGCTTTTTAGGGAGTGGAAAGACCACCTTATTATCCAATGTATTAAAGCAGGCAGCCGGCAAACGTATCGCGGTTATTGTTAATGAATTTGGTGAGTTGGATATCGATGCCGACCTATTGCGCAATTGTCCTCTAGATTGTGAAGACGAATCAGCGCAGGTATCGAATGGCGAAAACGGTATTTATGAACTGGCTAATGGCTGCATCTGCTGCACGGTAGAAGAAGAGTTTTTACCGGTTATGAAAGAACTCGTTGCGCGTCGTGATGATATTGACCATATTTTGATTGAAACCTCTGGTTTGGCGTTACCTAAACCGTTGGTACAAGCGTTTAACTGGCCAGAAATAAAACAGTATTGCACGGTAGATGCCGTCATTACTGTGATAGACGGCCCGGCCGTGGCTGCCGGTCGATTTGCTGATAATGCAGAGCAAGTGCAAGCTCAACGATTAGCTGATGAAAGCCTTGATCATGACCCAAGCTTAAAAGAATTGTTAGATGATCAGCTAAGTGCGGCAGATATTGTTATTGTCAGCAAAAATGACTTGCTGAGTGACCAAGAGCGGGAGCAGGTGCAAGCTATCGTTTCGACCAGAGTCCCAGAAGCTGTTAAGACGACGTATATCAGTAATGGGGAAGTGCAACTTGATCTGCTGATGGGTATCGATGCGGCTGCGGAAGAACGTATTGATCATGTACATAATCACCATGATCATCACCACGCTCATGGCGCACATCATGATCATGCTCATGATCATTTTGATTCTTTTGTCATTTCAGTTGGACAAGTTGATCATGAACGGTTGCAGGCCGTATTGAAAACCTTGCTGTCGAAATACAATATATTTCGAGCGAAGGGCTTCGCGGCTTTACCGGGTAAACCTATGCGACAGGTGATACAAGCGGTCGGTGAGCGGGTTGATGTACACTTTGATCGTTTATGGGGGGCAGAAGAAGAACGCAAGACTCAACTGGTCATTATCGGCAAAGATATTGATGAAGCAATATTGACGGCAGCACTGCAAGAAGCGGTCGTTGAAGATGCTGTTTTAGAAAAATAACCTATGCATCTTTTAGCAGCAAAACCCGGTGGCTTCGTCGACGACGAGGGCATTATCGACCTCGACCAGTCACCCGCTGATATCGTTATATTGTCTGCTGCCGATAGCTCCCTGGCAGCATTGGCGAGTAGTGCCGAGTCCTTACCTGAAGACTTTCCGAGCATTCGTTTGGCTAACTGGATGCAGTTGTTAAAGCCTGCGGCTTTTGACCTTTATCAGACGAAAGTGTTGGATCATGCACATGTCGTTATTGTCTCTTTACTGGGGGGACAAAACTACTGGCAGTACGGGTTTGAACGATTACAACAGTGGGCCTCTAAAAGTACAGATGATAACCCTCGGGTTTTGATTCTAGTGCCGGGTGACGATACGCCTGATGACAGCTTGTTTGCTGCATCAACGGTGGCTGAGTCGTCTGCGGTTAAGATTTGGCGCTATTTGCGTGAAGGTGGGGTACTCAATAATCAGCATTTATTGTACTTTTTGGCTGATCAGTACATGGGGGGCTCATACAAGTGGCATGAACCTCAAGCATTGCCTCACTGCATGCTGTACATGCCTGGCTCGTCGCTGAAACATTCACAAGCAAGCTTTAGTGATTGGCAAGATCGTTGGCAACAGCAAAAAACTGATGCCCCTGTTTGCGCTGTTTTGTTTTATCGAAGCCATCTGCAAAGTGCCAATACGGCAATGTTCGATGACTTGATTGTAACCTTGGAAGACCAAGGTATTAACCCGTTGCCTATTGCGGTTGCATCATTAAAAGATGCTGAATCAATCGCACTGGTTAATGCGTTGATTGAGCAAAGTGGCGCTTGTTTGGTGCTTAATACAACCAGTTTTGCCAGCAATACGGTTTCTAGCCCAGACCTATCATCTGAGCCTACGTTATTTAAATCACCTTTTGCTAGAGCCTTACCTGTATTGCAGTTGGTCTTGTCTAGCAGTACAGAAGAAGACTGGGCTCAATACAGTCAGGGGTTACGCAGCCGTGATATTGCAATGCAAGTTGTCTTACCAGAAATGGATGGGCGTATTGTCACTCGGGCTATCAGTTTTAAAGCTGAAAGCCATTACAGTGATCGTTGCGAAATCTCAGTTGTCCGCTATGCATTGCAAGAGAATCGAGCAAAATTTGTTGCTGAGTTGGCCAGGCGATATTGCGCTTTATCGCTTAAAGAAAACAGCGAGAAACGCATTGCCCTGATACTGGCGAATTACCCAACCAAAGATGGACGCATAGGTAATGGCGTAGGTCTCGATACACCGGCATCAACCATCAATATTTTAAACGCTTTTCAGCAAGCAGGTTTTGCGGTTGAAAATATTCCCGCCAACGGTACGGCATTGATTGAAGAATTGTTGGGGTCGGTTACTAACAACCCGAACACTCTACATCAGCTACCCTGTTGGCAAAGCATGGCCGTTGATGAGTATATGGAACACTTTAAGGCGATGCCACAAAGTTCTCAGGATGCCATTTGGCAGCAATGGGGCGCGCCTGAACAAGACCCTAAATGCCGCAACGGTCGTTTAATGCTTGCAGGCATTCGGTTAGGCGAGACCTTTATCGGTATTCAACCCGCCCGTGGTTTTAATATAGACCTGTTAGCGAATTATCATGACCCTGACCTGATTCCTCCCCACAGTTATTTGGCATTCTACTTCTGGTTGCGTCATTGCTATCAGGTTGATGCCATCGTGCATGTAGGTAAACACGGTAATCTGGAATGG includes these proteins:
- a CDS encoding cobalt-precorrin-5B (C(1))-methyltransferase, which translates into the protein MWTETSENIRPLRSGLTTGCCATACSVAAAQYLFTNTQPEIVSVTLPRGKVVELTICDYQLLEDGVVTSTIKDAGDDPDATHGATVFVELRLIAQTGVYFKAGPGVGTVTRDGLLLAVGEPAINPVPRRMMTEHLQHLAGVHNYAGGFEVTVGIKNGETIALKTMNPRLGIMGGLSILGTTGIVRPFSCAAYIASIHQGIDVAKANGINHIAATTGSSSEAAIRDHYQLDDIALIEMGDFVGAVFKHLKRVQVGRLSICGGFGKISKLADGHLDLNSRVSAINFDFLARAANELGGSVTLCEKIKASNTSIEALKHCQLAGVDLASALCRAALLKARTIVPSSVELEVWAIDRKGAFVGCARDSDVTKGHS
- the cobK gene encoding precorrin-6A reductase, translating into MSLLLLGGTADGRRLAKKLHQQGVSLIYSVAGLVRQPDVPCEVISGGFSQFGGLVEYIKQHAIVAILDVTHPYAAKMSATAVDASKTCCIPCWRFHRPAWEKQAGDLWQEFISWETLLPALKDKKTVFLTAGQLEQQAIDALTANEQQRQLLRTAVEPKVTLSDSMHWIKAIGPFNLTDELALMKTHNVDALVSKNSGGESTVAKIQAARALGVPVYMLERPTLPKADEIFTDSASCERFVVSAFNNGLTINGRTGP
- a CDS encoding precorrin-8X methylmutase codes for the protein MPFDFEINPQAIERESFRQIRELARLDGLSREQQQVVMRIVHSLGLPHLAEQVRFSKNACENGMQALSKNSPILCDVEMVKQGITKRMIEKAPLCFLNRPETAELAKQKGETRSMAALDAWKEHLSGSVVVIGNAPTALFRLLEMLEQGADKPALIIGMPVGFVGAAESKQALWDNHEALGVECITLLGREGGSAVSSASCNALLRCNKGEFY
- the cbiE gene encoding precorrin-6y C5,15-methyltransferase (decarboxylating) subunit CbiE, yielding MGNAQPLANIHIVGLGVAEETQLSPAAYSALMASDLVIGSKRQLDIIKPLLTKREISPTLQLLPKLAELKKLITSAADKKVVVIASGDPLFYGIGRWFANHFALEELCYYPAISSIQAACHAVGLSMQDVEVLSLHGRPVEKIRSKLRKNQTLVILTDKKSTPHVLAAECAAAGFEQSTLWVCENLGYTQQQIRAFSVEELLNKKDLSFDPLHVTIIKTSGRGGVLPEFPGIPDHHFVTGAEPGKGMISKREVRMAILSFMQPGNEDVIWDIGAGCGGVAVELAYWNERATVYAVECHQERLRYLHQNQQRFGVVQNLKIIEGRAPEALHNLPKPNKVFIGGSDGTLKTLLTDLWQMLPVDGVLVASGVVEATKNQLQDFAETLNEQQVESTELAVKRGSLMNQKLDYVAKLPVAIFKFTKTGLSA
- the cobI gene encoding precorrin-2 C(20)-methyltransferase: MTAQFIGVGVGPGDPELITVKAWRIIGRADVVCYIANDKGESQARNIARDALRDVTKAQQEIPILMPFAENRSAANHVYDNAAITIQREIDAGKTVVFLCEGDPLFFGSFAYLLERLMPENECQVVPGITSVNAAASALQLPLTMLKESFSVISGRHTDEQMIDTLNKYDSVVIMKAGLSRPRILKALATSNRTQDAQYIEYIGRENERMTTDVSLLEDKAGPYFSLFVVTRQNRDSR
- a CDS encoding cobalt-precorrin 5A hydrolase; its protein translation is MIRIVSLTDAGQRLGERLQRKLPDSELWFKPKPFTETVQQAFKQGDRLILICATGIAVRTLAPVLGNKHQDPAVLVLDEQGQFVIPLLSGHEGGANDWANEVAEVIDGQLVMTTAKPYLRPIYTVGMGCERNCPEAELQQLLARCLSQAGLTLDSVDSISSIDIKADEVGLLSLAAKLGKPYVVWDKAQLATVESLLSTKSDYVFKTVGVYGVAESAALYSAQQHTGESAELVLVKQKTAKATCAIARSYPAADS
- the cobJ gene encoding precorrin-3B C(17)-methyltransferase — protein: MSKLFVVGTGPGDKDLVAPKALQAINASSDLVAYGLYLDLLGDVCDGKTHHDLPLGEEIGRARLALDLAASGKTTSLISSGDIGIYAMATLVFELLDQQLQGKESHPEWLEVDIEVIPGISAMQAGASRVGALLGHDFCTISLSDLLTPWETIEKRIHSCGTGDFVVSFYNPKSKKRDWQINTARDILLKYRPSHTPVLLGRQLTREDESITITTLDKLDAKDVDMFTLVSVGNSESRHIINGSKEWVYTPRGYRKKL
- the cobM gene encoding precorrin-4 C(11)-methyltransferase yields the protein MTVYFIGAGPGDPELITVKALRLIKQCPIILYAGSLVPREIFAEVEDTADSIIDTASIHLDEIIAHIETAHKAGKDVARVHSGDPSLYGAIGEQIRRLEQLDIDYEIIPGVTATSASAAWLGKELTLSGVSQTIIMTRYEGKTPFPERERLPALAASGATLAIHLGVTRIHKIVEELIPHYGEDCPVAVCYRTSWPDQDKVIGTLKNIVEKVREKKFTRTSLILVGHVLGTDEFRDSYLYDENKAHVYRPKVKPIEARTVDNASAHPVLKK
- a CDS encoding sirohydrochlorin chelatase, with product MTDLNQLPENSGILICGHGSRAKIAEEEFSLLAKGLRQRHPTLKVEYGFLEYSAPNIHMALNSLVQQGVKKIYAVPGMLFTATHAQNDIPSVLTTFQEKHPGLEIEYGNVLGLHDEMILAFQQRILDILGLKTIPQAGELYDTMLVVVGRGTSVTEANADAAKLTRIVCENVGFGWAETVYSGVTFPSVGRGLEMAIKLGFKKIVVAPYFLFGGKLIDRIYAYTDKVAAENPDVQFLKADYLRDQDHVINTFCSRIQETVAGQEAGTGLMADFKKRLANGDVDVHHHHAEYQPEKSHGHSHDHSHSHDHSHSHVHSHSHDHSHDGGHSHSHGHHHAPYKHIAHPHGPRTMINENVCCCFMGQFPQAVIDEDLIKKPILDGTPSCKQS
- the cobW gene encoding cobalamin biosynthesis protein CobW, which translates into the protein MQLNKIPATVVTGFLGSGKTTLLSNVLKQAAGKRIAVIVNEFGELDIDADLLRNCPLDCEDESAQVSNGENGIYELANGCICCTVEEEFLPVMKELVARRDDIDHILIETSGLALPKPLVQAFNWPEIKQYCTVDAVITVIDGPAVAAGRFADNAEQVQAQRLADESLDHDPSLKELLDDQLSAADIVIVSKNDLLSDQEREQVQAIVSTRVPEAVKTTYISNGEVQLDLLMGIDAAAEERIDHVHNHHDHHHAHGAHHDHAHDHFDSFVISVGQVDHERLQAVLKTLLSKYNIFRAKGFAALPGKPMRQVIQAVGERVDVHFDRLWGAEEERKTQLVIIGKDIDEAILTAALQEAVVEDAVLEK